One Phoenix dactylifera cultivar Barhee BC4 chromosome 8, palm_55x_up_171113_PBpolish2nd_filt_p, whole genome shotgun sequence genomic window carries:
- the LOC103710893 gene encoding indole-3-pyruvate monooxygenase YUCCA6, producing the protein MDCWREAEGKQVHDPLFYQYYRHIAAGDAYCMTTRPGSTAKAERCVWVPGPIIVGAGPSGLVVAACLKEKGVPSLILERADCIASLWQLKTYDRLRLHLPKQFCELPLMPFPKWFPTYPTKQQFVAYLEDYARRFDIRPAFNETVVSAEYDAVLGFWRVRTTATTSKEERTEYVCQWLVVATGENAEAVLPEIDGLREFKGTIMHTSIYKSGDVFRGKRVLVVGCGNSGMEVCLDLCNHNVYPSLVVRDTVHVLPRDILGSSTFGLSMWLLKWFPVQMVDRLLLLAARLMLGDTARFGLERPQIGPLELKSLSGKTPVLDVGTLAKIKSGDIKVCSAIKRFTGHGVEFVDGKSSEFDAVVLATGYKSNVASWLKEREFFSEKDGLPRSPFPNGWKGERGLYSVGFTKRGILGASMDATRIAQDIEQCWRPEAKQLLAFHCPSEQK; encoded by the exons ATGGACTGCTGGAGGGAGGCAGAAGGCAAACAAGTCCATGACCCCTTGTTCTACCAATACTACCGGCACATCGCCGCCGGCGATGCTTACTGCATGACGACGAGGCCAGGTTCGACCGCCAAGGCCGAGAGGTGCGTGTGGGTTCCAGGGCCTATCATCGTCGGCGCCGGGCCTTCAGGGCTGGTGGTCGCCGCCTGCCTGAAAGAGAAGGGTGTCCCCAGCCTGATCCTGGAGCGCGCCGACTGCATCGCCTCCCTGTGGCAGCTCAAGACCTACGaccgcctccgcctccaccTCCCCAAGCAGTTCTGCGAGCTGCCGCTGATGCCGTTCCCCAAGTGGTTCCCGACGTACCCCACCAAGCAGCAGTTCGTCGCCTACCTCGAGGACTACGCGAGGAGGTTCGACATCCGGCCAGCGTTCAATGAGACGGTGGTCAGCGCCGAGTACGACGCCGTGCTGGGGTTTTGGAGGGTCAGGACGACGGCGACCACCAGCAAGGAGGAGAGGACGGAGTACGTGTGCCAGTGGCTGGTGGTTGCCACCGGGGAGAATGCGGAAGCCGTCCTGCCGGAGATTGACGGCTTGCGGGAGTTTAAAGGGACCATCATGCATACAAGCATCTACAAAAGCGGCGACGTGTTCCGAGGGAAGAGGGTGCTCGTCGTCGGGTGCGGCAACTCGGGGATGGAGGTCTGCTTGGACCTCTGCAATCACAATGTCTATCCTTCCCTCGTCGTAAGAGATACG GTGCACGTTCTGCCTCGAGATATTCTTGGAAGCTCCACTTTCGGGCTGTCCATGTGGCTGCTCAAGTGGTTCCCCGTACAAATGGTGGATCGCCTGCTGCTTCTGGCCGCCCGCCTTATGCTCGGCGACACAGCCAGGTTCGGCCTCGAGCGGCCTCAGATTGGACCCCTCGAGCTCAAGTCGCTCTCCGGCAAGACTCCGGTCCTCGATGTCGGCACTCTCGCCAAGATCAAATCTGGAGACATCAAG GTGTGCTCTGCAATAAAGAGATTCACAGGACATGGAGTGGAATTCGTAGACGGGAAATCGTCGGAATTTGACGCTGTCGTCTTAGCCACTGGCTACAAAAGCAATGTAGCATCCTGGCTGAAG GAGAGGGAGTTCTTCTCGGAGAAAGATGGGCTGCCGAGGAGCCCCTTTCCCAATGGATGGAAAGGGGAGCGTGGGCTGTATTCTGTGGGGTTCACAAAACGTGGAATTCTTGGGGCGTCAATGGACGCAACGAGGATTGCTCAAGACATCGAACAGTGCTGGAGACCGGAGGCCAAGCAGCTCCTGGCTTTCCATTGCCCCTCAGAACAAAAATGA